One region of Streptomyces subrutilus genomic DNA includes:
- a CDS encoding SDR family oxidoreductase gives MGELDGRTALVTGGSRGIGRAIALRLAAEGALVAVHYGGNGAAAEETVARIAEAGGRAFAVQARFGESGAVDRLFKKLIAGLADHGADGLDILVNNAGIHSVSPIGQLTEEEFERLLAINVSTPIFVVQRALPLLRDGGRIVNMGSAATRIAEPGQIGYTVTKAALAALGPSLANELGRRGITVNTVEPGVVLTDMIAPYAAVPEAVAALESITALGRIGEPEDVADVVGFLAGPQGRWVTGQTIDVSGGTYLGPIAAG, from the coding sequence ATGGGGGAACTGGACGGCAGGACTGCCCTGGTGACGGGCGGCTCGCGTGGGATCGGGCGCGCGATCGCCCTGCGGCTCGCCGCCGAGGGTGCGTTGGTCGCGGTCCACTACGGCGGCAACGGTGCGGCCGCCGAGGAGACCGTGGCGCGGATCGCCGAAGCCGGCGGCCGGGCGTTCGCAGTGCAGGCTCGGTTCGGCGAGAGCGGTGCGGTGGACCGGCTGTTCAAGAAGCTCATCGCCGGGCTGGCGGACCACGGCGCGGACGGCCTGGACATCCTGGTCAACAACGCGGGCATCCACTCGGTCAGTCCGATCGGGCAGCTCACCGAGGAGGAGTTCGAGCGGCTGCTGGCGATCAACGTGAGCACGCCGATCTTCGTGGTCCAGCGGGCGCTGCCGCTGCTGCGCGATGGCGGACGGATCGTCAACATGGGCTCGGCGGCCACCCGGATCGCGGAACCCGGCCAGATCGGTTACACCGTCACCAAGGCGGCCCTGGCGGCTCTCGGCCCGTCGCTTGCCAACGAGCTGGGCCGGCGTGGGATCACCGTGAACACGGTCGAACCCGGGGTGGTGCTGACCGACATGATCGCCCCCTACGCCGCGGTTCCCGAGGCGGTGGCCGCGCTTGAGTCGATCACCGCGCTCGGACGGATCGGCGAGCCGGAGGACGTCGCCGACGTGGTGGGCTTCCTGGCGGGCCCGCAGGGGCGCTGGGTGACCGGCCAGACCATCGATGTCTCCGGCGGTACCTACCTCGGACCGATCGCGGCCGGGTGA
- a CDS encoding ATP-grasp domain-containing protein — MAHLLVIESWVGSMSRLLPRAIREGGHEFTFVTRDLHHYLRGAGSDGPHPLLAARNIITADTNDIDELLPHLERLHAVLAFDGVVSSCDYYLPTVARTAERLGLSGPVAEAVEAACRKDLTRRVLAEAGVPGPRFALCADEVQAAAAAREIGYPLVVKPVDLCAGMLVREVRDERELELACRALAEFPVNARGQDRMPVVLLEELLTGPEVSVETVSFGGGTSVVGVTDKSIGGAPAFIETGHMFPAAIAPGSEQEATDTAVAAIKALGLDHVVCHTEIKLTPGGPKVVEVNPRPAGNRITELVRHVTGIDLAAACVDVALGRAPDLTPRPTGVHSAAIAFLLPDTTGTLTAIGGADEVRAQPGVLELTLAEPGRAVRAATSNNEYLGHIMTADTRGRGARDVAERLIAHLRPAYEECSAELPSAVPA, encoded by the coding sequence TTGGCGCATCTGCTGGTTATCGAGAGCTGGGTGGGGTCGATGAGCAGACTGCTGCCCAGGGCGATCCGTGAAGGCGGACACGAGTTCACCTTCGTCACCCGCGACCTGCACCACTACCTGCGCGGGGCCGGATCCGACGGCCCACACCCGCTGCTCGCAGCGCGCAACATCATCACCGCGGATACCAACGACATCGACGAGCTGCTGCCCCACCTGGAACGGTTGCACGCGGTGCTCGCCTTCGACGGCGTGGTCTCCTCCTGCGACTACTACCTGCCGACCGTGGCCCGTACGGCCGAGCGGCTGGGCCTGTCCGGCCCGGTGGCCGAAGCGGTCGAGGCGGCCTGCCGCAAGGACCTGACCCGCCGGGTGCTGGCCGAGGCCGGAGTGCCGGGCCCCCGCTTCGCGCTCTGTGCGGACGAGGTGCAGGCCGCCGCCGCTGCCCGGGAGATCGGCTATCCGCTGGTGGTCAAGCCCGTGGACCTCTGTGCTGGGATGCTGGTCCGTGAGGTCCGAGACGAGCGGGAGCTGGAGCTCGCCTGTCGTGCCCTGGCCGAGTTCCCGGTCAACGCGCGTGGCCAGGACCGGATGCCCGTCGTCCTTCTCGAAGAGCTGCTCACCGGCCCCGAAGTCAGTGTCGAGACCGTCTCCTTCGGCGGTGGCACGAGCGTGGTCGGTGTCACGGACAAGAGCATCGGCGGTGCGCCGGCCTTCATCGAGACCGGTCACATGTTCCCGGCCGCGATCGCGCCAGGCTCGGAGCAAGAGGCCACCGACACGGCTGTGGCCGCCATCAAGGCCCTCGGCCTGGACCACGTCGTGTGCCACACCGAGATCAAACTGACCCCTGGGGGGCCCAAGGTTGTCGAGGTCAACCCCCGCCCGGCCGGCAACCGGATCACCGAACTCGTACGGCACGTCACGGGCATCGACTTGGCCGCAGCCTGCGTGGACGTCGCCCTCGGTCGTGCGCCCGACCTCACGCCGCGTCCGACCGGCGTCCACAGCGCCGCCATCGCCTTTCTGCTCCCCGACACCACCGGCACCCTCACCGCCATCGGGGGCGCCGACGAGGTCCGGGCGCAGCCCGGGGTGCTGGAGCTCACCCTGGCCGAGCCGGGTCGTGCCGTACGTGCCGCGACCAGCAACAACGAGTACCTCGGCCACATCATGACCGCTGACAC
- a CDS encoding peptidase inhibitor family I36 protein, translated as MPWPVQALTWSGSDRWAGCEPLQADPCRAVGTVAALSMAPVSPAHAADGYDRCPDGYYCMFSGIDGTGDMVMLRGNRPDLAALGMNGRAKSERSGPGLFSSATLPTR; from the coding sequence ATGCCATGGCCGGTCCAGGCGCTGACCTGGAGCGGTAGTGATCGTTGGGCAGGGTGTGAACCACTTCAAGCGGATCCTTGCCGGGCTGTTGGCACAGTGGCAGCCCTGAGCATGGCGCCGGTCTCCCCCGCCCACGCGGCTGACGGGTACGACCGATGCCCTGACGGCTACTACTGCATGTTCTCGGGCATCGATGGCACCGGAGACATGGTCATGCTGAGGGGGAACAGGCCGGACCTGGCGGCACTCGGAATGAACGGCCGGGCCAAATCCGAACGGAGCGGGCCCGGCCTGTTCTCGTCTGCCACATTGCCGACCAGGTGA